In Pedosphaera parvula Ellin514, the following are encoded in one genomic region:
- a CDS encoding DUF2459 domain-containing protein has product MNLIRKGNLLCVLVILALSSLGCVWPVNGSSAAPSQSGQIPRTVYVIHRGLHAGIIIRTADIPSGLWPEHKEFPQAEYLEVGWGDSEGYRYPWTMRVVFRAMFDSKGSVLFAHAFSGPIIDEYADVGKEIVAVPVSQSGLAHLCAYIQDYYALNAQGRPVPLPTVYHRENFFLATGHYSMLNNCNNWTARALVATGCPMSPRRCVLPGIVMSEARRSGCVIWHRGQARRMDKNQVTNAGKG; this is encoded by the coding sequence ATGAACCTCATCCGTAAAGGCAATTTACTTTGCGTTTTGGTAATCCTTGCGCTTTCAAGTCTCGGCTGCGTTTGGCCGGTCAACGGTTCGTCTGCGGCACCATCTCAGTCGGGGCAAATTCCAAGAACAGTATACGTGATACACCGCGGCCTGCACGCGGGAATCATCATTCGTACAGCGGACATCCCTTCGGGCCTCTGGCCGGAGCACAAGGAGTTTCCACAGGCGGAGTATCTCGAAGTGGGCTGGGGCGACAGCGAGGGTTACCGCTATCCCTGGACGATGCGGGTTGTGTTCCGAGCAATGTTTGACTCGAAGGGCAGCGTGCTGTTTGCTCATGCCTTCAGTGGCCCGATCATCGACGAATATGCAGACGTCGGAAAAGAGATTGTTGCCGTGCCAGTTTCCCAATCCGGCCTGGCACACCTCTGTGCGTATATTCAGGACTACTACGCCTTGAACGCCCAGGGCAGGCCAGTTCCACTCCCGACAGTCTATCACAGGGAGAACTTCTTCCTGGCAACCGGCCATTACTCGATGCTCAACAATTGCAACAACTGGACGGCCCGGGCGCTTGTTGCAACCGGCTGTCCGATGTCACCGCGCCGTTGCGTGCTACCAGGGATCGTCATGTCCGAAGCCCGCCGCTCCGGCTGCGTCATTTGGCATCGTGGCCAGGCGAGGCGAATGGACAAGAATCAGGTCACGAATGCCGGCAAAGGCTGA
- the katG gene encoding catalase/peroxidase HPI, whose translation MSTESSTESKCPFHHAVGGGTVNHTWWPNQLKVDLLHQHSSKSNPMGKEFDYKKEFKSLDLAALKKDLAKLMTDSQDWWPADFGHYGPLFIRMAWHSAGTYRTGDGRGGGGRGQQRFAPLNSWPDNASLDKARRLLWPIKQKYGQKISWADLMILTGNVALETMGFKTFGFAGGREDTWEPDHDVYWGMETTWLADKRYTGDRQLENPLAAVQMGLIYVNPEGPNGNPDPVAAARDIRETFARMAMNDEETVALIAGGHTFGKTHGAGPASHVGAEPEGAGIEEMGLGWRGSFGTGHAGDAITSGLEVTWTTTPTRWSNNFFQNLFGYEWELTKSPAGAQQWKPKNGAGTGTVPHAHDASKKIAPAMLTTDLALRFDPAYEKISRRFLEHPEQFADAFARAWFKLTHRDMGPRARYLGSEVPAEVLIWQDPIPAVNHKLIDAQDVASLKAKILASGLSVSELVSTAWASASTFRGSDKRGGANGARVRLAPQKDWEVNNPAQLAKVLKTLEGIQSAFNSAVTNGKKVSLADLIVLGGCAGVEQAAKNAGHTVTVPFTPGRMDATAEQTDAASFAALEPVADGFRNYLKGKYTVPAEALLIDKAQLLTLTAPEMTVLVGGMRVLKTNAGGTQHGVFTKCPESLTNDFFVNLLDMCTEWKPTSKDADVFEGRDRKTGAVKWTGTRADLIFGSNSLLRALAEVYGSSDAEKQFVHEFVAAWSKVMNLDRFDLA comes from the coding sequence ATGTCAACCGAATCCTCAACCGAATCCAAATGTCCTTTTCACCACGCCGTGGGCGGTGGCACCGTGAACCATACCTGGTGGCCGAACCAGTTGAAGGTCGACCTGCTGCACCAGCATTCCTCCAAGTCCAATCCGATGGGCAAGGAATTCGACTACAAGAAAGAATTCAAGAGCCTCGACCTGGCAGCGTTGAAGAAGGATCTCGCAAAGCTCATGACTGACTCGCAGGATTGGTGGCCGGCGGATTTCGGCCATTACGGACCTTTGTTCATCCGCATGGCATGGCACAGCGCGGGCACCTACCGCACTGGTGACGGTCGCGGCGGCGGTGGCCGTGGTCAGCAACGCTTTGCGCCGCTCAACAGCTGGCCGGACAACGCGAGCCTCGACAAGGCGCGCCGCCTGCTCTGGCCGATCAAGCAAAAGTATGGGCAAAAGATTTCCTGGGCCGACTTGATGATCCTGACTGGGAATGTCGCACTCGAAACGATGGGCTTCAAGACATTCGGTTTCGCTGGCGGACGTGAGGACACTTGGGAGCCGGATCACGATGTTTATTGGGGCATGGAGACGACCTGGCTGGCTGACAAGCGTTACACTGGCGACCGGCAGCTTGAGAACCCACTCGCGGCCGTGCAGATGGGACTCATTTACGTGAACCCGGAAGGCCCGAACGGCAATCCTGATCCGGTTGCCGCGGCGCGGGACATTCGTGAAACCTTCGCCCGCATGGCGATGAACGACGAAGAGACAGTGGCACTGATCGCGGGTGGCCACACCTTCGGCAAAACCCACGGCGCCGGTCCGGCGTCCCATGTGGGAGCTGAGCCGGAAGGGGCCGGAATCGAAGAGATGGGCCTTGGTTGGAGAGGCAGCTTCGGCACTGGCCATGCAGGTGACGCGATCACCAGCGGCCTGGAAGTCACCTGGACCACGACACCCACGAGGTGGAGCAACAACTTTTTCCAGAACCTTTTCGGCTACGAGTGGGAATTGACGAAGAGCCCGGCCGGCGCACAACAATGGAAACCGAAGAATGGCGCGGGCACCGGCACGGTGCCTCATGCGCACGACGCGTCGAAAAAGATCGCACCAGCCATGCTGACGACGGACCTTGCCCTGCGGTTCGACCCTGCTTACGAAAAAATCTCGCGGCGTTTCCTGGAGCATCCCGAGCAGTTCGCCGATGCGTTCGCCCGGGCATGGTTCAAGCTGACACACCGCGACATGGGCCCGCGCGCACGTTACCTCGGCTCGGAAGTCCCCGCGGAAGTACTCATCTGGCAGGACCCGATTCCCGCAGTGAATCACAAATTAATCGATGCGCAGGACGTCGCCTCCTTGAAAGCCAAGATCCTGGCTTCCGGCCTGTCCGTTTCGGAACTGGTTTCCACGGCTTGGGCGTCGGCCTCGACGTTCCGTGGCTCAGACAAGCGCGGTGGAGCGAACGGTGCTCGCGTTCGTCTGGCACCGCAGAAGGATTGGGAAGTCAACAATCCCGCCCAATTGGCCAAGGTGCTCAAAACCCTGGAAGGCATCCAGAGCGCGTTCAACAGCGCAGTAACCAACGGCAAGAAGGTCTCGCTGGCGGACTTGATCGTGCTGGGCGGCTGTGCAGGCGTTGAGCAGGCAGCGAAAAACGCCGGGCACACGGTGACAGTTCCCTTCACACCAGGTCGCATGGACGCTACCGCGGAGCAAACTGACGCAGCCTCTTTCGCCGCGCTCGAACCCGTCGCGGACGGCTTCCGGAATTACTTGAAGGGCAAATACACCGTGCCAGCCGAGGCGTTGCTGATCGACAAGGCGCAATTGCTGACCCTGACCGCGCCCGAAATGACAGTGCTCGTGGGGGGCATGCGCGTTTTGAAGACGAACGCCGGTGGCACGCAGCATGGTGTCTTCACCAAGTGTCCGGAATCGCTGACCAACGACTTCTTTGTGAACCTCCTCGACATGTGCACAGAATGGAAGCCAACCTCGAAGGACGCGGACGTGTTTGAAGGCCGCGATCGCAAAACAGGCGCAGTCAAGTGGACCGGCACACGTGCCGACCTCATCTTCGGTTCGAACTCCCTGCTACGGGCGCTCGCTGAAGTCTACGGAAGTTCCGATGCGGAGAAGCAGTTCGTCCACGAGTTTGTCGCGGCGTGGAGCAAAGTGATGAACCTGGATCGCTTCGATCTTGCGTAA